The genome window GATGTCGCAAGTCGATCCCGACCTCCGCGCTGTCATTGTCTCGGCTTATGGCGATATGAAAAATATCCGTACGGCCATGAATCGAGGGGCATTCGACTTTGTTACCAAGCCCATTGATTTTCAGGATCTGAGGGTCACGATTGAGCGCACTCTGGAACACCTGCAGATGTGGCGCGAGGCTGTGGCTTCGCGGGATAAGCTGGTGGCACTGCAAAACGAGCTTCGCGTTGCCCATGAGATGCAGCAGTCGATCCTGCCGAAGGTCTTTCCCAACAAACCAGGCTATCAGCTATTTGGAAACATGGAGCCTGCACGCGAAGTGGGCGGTGACTTTTTTGATATTATCAATCTGGAAAATGACTGTGTCGGTCTGGCAATTGCCGATGTTTCCGATAAGGGTGTACCGGCTGCTCTATTCATGATGTCCAGTCGCACGTTGATGAAAGGAGCCGCAATTGGCAGATCGAGCCCGGCCGAGGTGTTGAGCGAGGTCAATAATCTCCTGCAGGAAGACAACGACGCAGCGATGTTTGTCACCGTGTTTTACGCCGAATACAATCCGGGGAGTGGGGTGCTGTCGTACGCCAACGGAGGGCACAATCCCCCGATTGTCGTCCATGCAGATGGCAGTTCGACTGTGCTCCCCCAGACCAACGGAATTGCTCTGGGTATCATGCCAGATATTAAATACGAACAAAACTCAGTCACTCTGTCGCCTGGCGATGCCCTC of Gemmatimonadota bacterium contains these proteins:
- a CDS encoding SpoIIE family protein phosphatase, coding for MKKAQYKILVVDDEPDLEHLVRQRMRRDVRAGHYEFVFAYNGVEALEVLNADPDIDMVLSDINMPRMDGLTLLEQMSQVDPDLRAVIVSAYGDMKNIRTAMNRGAFDFVTKPIDFQDLRVTIERTLEHLQMWREAVASRDKLVALQNELRVAHEMQQSILPKVFPNKPGYQLFGNMEPAREVGGDFFDIINLENDCVGLAIADVSDKGVPAALFMMSSRTLMKGAAIGRSSPAEVLSEVNNLLQEDNDAAMFVTVFYAEYNPGSGVLSYANGGHNPPIVVHADGSSTVLPQTNGIALGIMPDIKYEQNSVTLSPGDALVLYTDGVTEAMNAQNEEFEMERLCAVLSEHCSCDVREINQAVFQAVQGFAGDMPQFDDMTCMTLFCREIGI